One segment of Panicum virgatum strain AP13 chromosome 3K, P.virgatum_v5, whole genome shotgun sequence DNA contains the following:
- the LOC120700753 gene encoding uncharacterized protein LOC120700753: MAITQKSHGSQTPPSLPEARIGKKKCRELEMDKTLIIVCSVVGSLGALSAILGFSAEGAKLTPDKILIYRDECIYPQNPALGLGICAAIFLLAAQVTSAAVGGCCGCCKSRSIPSETKRVAGVVCAVVSWIAAAMAWVLLIVAASWNANVVREDAPFCPYLKDGIFAGGGVLSLAATALGIASYVMMRTQRVKAAAAPAKGEPPRLTPAAAQGGNGPDAPNVQESPTTQDPPADAPQQQAVAPSAPPLESAGDLPPAAMGQQLVLQQQQQPAAATPSQGDGLSTVVRNEVAKQGIRLAAKVVEHSLLS; this comes from the exons ATGGCCATA ACACAGAAGAGCCACGGCTCTCAAACACCTCCTTCCCTGCCGGAAGCACGGATAGGAAAGAAAAAGTGCAGAGAGCTAGAAATGGATAAGACGTTGATCATCGTGTGCTCTGTGGTCGGGTCTCTAGGAGCGTTGAGTGCCATCTTGGGGTTCTCGGCTGAGGGGGCCAAGCTGACT CCAGATAAGATACTGATTTATCGCGACGAGTGCATCTACCCGCAGAACCCGGCGCTCGGGCTGGGGATCTGCGCCGCCATCTTCCTGCTGGCGGCTCAGGTCACGTccgcggcggtcggcggctgctgcggctgctgcaaGTCCCGCTCCATCCCTTCGGAGACCAAgcgggtcgccggcgtcgtcTGCGCCGTCGTCTCGTG gatcgcggcggcgatggcgtgggtGCTGCTCATAGTAGCAGCGTCGTGGAACGCCAACGTGGTGCGGGAGGACGCGCCGTTCTGCCCCTACCTCAAGGACGGCatcttcgccggcggcggcgtgctctCCCTCGCCGCCACGGCGCTCGGCATCGCCTCATACGTCATGATGCGGACGCAGCGGGTgaaagcggcggcggcacctgcCAAGGGAGAACCTCCTCGGCTCACTCCAGCTGCTGCCCAAGGCGGCAATGGACCAGACGCACCGAACGTCCAGGAGTCGCCCACTACTCAGGATCCCCCAGCTGACGCCCCACAGCAGCAGGCGGTGGCACCATCCGCGCCGCCCCTGGAATCAGCTGGCGATCTGCCGCCGGCCGCGATGGGCCAACAGCtggtgctgcagcagcagcagcagcctgctgctgctacacctTCGCAAGGGGATGGGCTATCAACAGTTGTTCGCAATGAGGTAGCTAAGCAAGGAATTAGATTGGCTGCGAAGGTGGTGGAGCATTCCCTTCTTTCCTGA